TCGACGCCGTAGCCGGGCGCGAAGGGCACCGAGGTGAGCAACTCGCGGGTGCCGGCGTATTCACCGCCCAAGGGCTGCAGCACATTCGACAGTTCGGGGCGCAGGGCCGCCAGCAGCGGGCGGGCCACCAGTTCGGTGACGCGGCCGCCGCCGTGGTGGTCGATCGCCTCGCCGGTGCGCAGCGGGCGGCGGTAGTAGGCCTTGACGAGGTGCATGCCGTCGACGGTCAGCAGCGGGCCCAGCAGCTTGGGCACGAAGTTCGGGTCCGGATCGATGAGATCGGAGTCGACGAAGGCGATCAGGTCGCCGGAGGTGACGGCCAGCGAGCGCCACAGGCATTCGCCCTTGCCGGGTACCGGATCGAGTTCGGGGACGGCCTGTTCGCGGGTCACCACGTCGGCGCCGGCCGCCCGTGCGCGGGCCGCGGTGGCGTCGGTGGAGCCGGAGTCCAGTACGACCAGTTCGTCCACCAGGCTGCCGACCAGCGGCCGGATGCTGGCCACCACGGCGGCGACCGTGGCTTCCTCGTTGAGGGCGGGCAGTACCACCGAGACCGTGCGGTCGCCCTTGGCCGCGATCAGCTCCTCGATGGTCCACTCGGGTTGGTCGAAGGTGTTGGTGTTCACCCAGTCTGTTTTCATGCGAGACCTCGCAGGGTACGGGCGGGTGGGCGGTGACCCTGAATGGCGGCGATCATGTCCACCACCCGGCGGGTGTGGGCCACCTCGTGCACTCGGAACACGCGGGCGCCCGCGGCGGCCGACCAAGCAGTCGCTGCCAATGTGCCCTCCAATCGCTCGGACAGCTCGACACCAAGAGTCTCTCCGATGAAATCCTTATTGCTCAGCGCCATCAAGACGGGCCATCCGGTTTTCACAAGAACGTCTATCGCCCGCAACAATTCCAGCCCGTGATAGGTGTTTTTGCCGAAATCATGGGTCGGATCGATCAAAATCGAGTCCTTGGCCACCCCGGCCGCCGCAGCATTTTCGGCCGCGGCCACCACCGTCTCGGTGACCTGGGTCACCACATCGGCGTACCGGACCCGGTGCGGACGGGTGCGCGGAACCGCACCCCCGGTGTGGGAGCACACGATTCCGGTGCCCAGTTCGGCGGCCACGTGCACCAGTTCCGGATCCGCGCCCGCCCACGTGTCGTTGATCAGATCCGCGCCTTCGGCCACCGCGGCTCGCGCCACCCCGGACCGCCAGGTGTCCACGCTGATGAGCAACTCCGGGTACCGCGCTCGGATGGCGGCCACGAACGGCACCACCCGGCGGGTCTCCTCGACGGCGTCCACCTCGACGCCCGGTCCGGCCTTGACCCCGCCGATATCGACCAGATCCGCGCCCTCGGCCACGGCCCGATCCACGGCATTCATGGCGGCATCGTCGGTGAACGTCGCGCCCTTGTCATAGAACGAGTCCGGCGTCCGGTTCACGATCGCCATCACCAGCGCCCGATCCGTCGCCACCGGCTTCCCGCACAATGTCGGCAACGGCGCACACATGCCCTCGACTGTACCGAGCGCTGTCACACACCAAATGGGCAGCAGTGTCCTATTTGCCCCTTCGCTTCGCTCCGGGGCGGTTCGCGGCCCTGCTAGCTCGGTCTTCCCTCCTTCGCTCCCCCGCTTCGCTCCTCCGCTCCAAGCGCGGAGAGGCGGAGCGCAGTCCAGACCGAGCCGGGCCGCGAACAGATAGTGGGCCGTTGCGGTAATCGACTGCTCCAATTCAATTGGCGGGGGCTTTGCCCGCGGCTACGTCGGCGGGGTAGTCGGGGTATGCGGGAACGTAGCCGTCGGTGCGGCCGGCGAGGACATAGAGGGTGGACTTGTCGTCGGGCTCGTAGCCCTGTTTGCGGACTTCGACCTTGCGGCTCTTGAAGGTGGAAGTCTGTTCCAGCTCCGGCACCACGCGGATGAACAGGGGGACGGCGTAGCCGGGCAGGCGGTCGTAGAGGGTTTTGGCGGCGAGCTTGCCGTCGAAGTCGGCGCCCTCGCGCAGCGTCACCGCGGCCATGCCGGCCTTGCCGTCCGTGCCGGGGACGTCGACGCCGAAAACGACTGCCTGGGTGAGGAAATCGATGCCGCCGAAGGCGCCCTCGACCTCCGTGGTGGCCACGTTCTCGCCCTTCCAGCGGAAGGTGTCGCCGAGCCGGTCGACGAAGGCGATGTGGCCGTAGCGCTGATCGCGCACCAGGTCGCCGGTGTCGAACCAGCAGTCGCCGGCGCGGAAACCGTCACGCACCAGCTTGGATTCGGTGGCGTCGGCGTCGGTGTAGCCGTCGAACGGCGAGCTGGTGGTGACCTTGGCCAGCAGCAGGCCGACCCCGCCCGGGCGCACCCGGCGCAGCTTGCCGTCGTCGTGGCGCAGCGCCTGACCGGTGGCCTCGTCGTATTCGACGATGGCGAAGGGCAGCGGGGTGAAACCGGCGGTCTTGTCGATGCTGAAGGCGTTGATGAACGCGACGTTTCCCTCACTGGCGCCGTAGAACTCGACGATCCGCTCCAGGCCGAAGCGCTGCTGGAACTCGTCCCAGATCTCCGGCCGCAGGCCGTTGCCGACGCACAGCCGCACGGTGTGCGCGCGGTCGGTGCGCCGGGCGGGCTGGTTGAGCAGATAGCGGCACAGCTCGCCGATGTAGACGAAGGCGGTCGCGCGATTGGCGATGGCCTCCTCCCAGAATCGGCTCGCCGAGAATTTGCGGCCCAGCGCGAAGGTCGCGCCGCCCGCGATCACCGACGACAGCGCAACGGTGAGCGCGTTGTTGTGATAGAGCGGCAGACAGCAGTAGAGGGTGTCGCGGCCGTCGAGCCGCACCCCGAGCCCGCCGATGCCGGCCATGGACTTGGTCCAGCGCATATGGGTCATGACGCTGGCCTTGGGCATGCCCGTAGTGCCGGAGGTGAAGATCAGGTAGGCCCGCTCCTTGGCCGTGATCTCCTCGGTCACAGCCGGATTCGCGGCGTCGGCGGCGCGGGCCTCGGTGGCCAGCAACTCCGACCACAGCGGGGCCGGCCGCGCCTCGGTGAGGGTGTCGAGCGCGTCGGCGCACTCCTCGCCGATCACGTCGAGCACCGAGTTCAACAGCCCGAAGCTGTGCTGCAGCACCTCGTCTCGCTGATTGTGGTTCAGCAATCCCGCGGTGGCGCCGAGTTTCACGGTGGCCAGCACGGTGAACAGCGCCTCGGGCCGGTTCGCCATCAGGATGCCGACCACGTCGCCGCGGCGCACGCCGTGCGCGACAAGCACATTCGCGTACCGATTGACCTCGGCGTTGGCCTCGCCCCAGGTGTATTCGCGGCCCTCGAAGCGCAGGAAGACCCGGTCGGGATGTTTGGCCGCGGCACGTTGGAAGAACAGTCCGATCGACGCCTTGTCCCCGGATTTCACCAGCAGCCGAAGGGCATTGCGGATCATGCCGGGGGCTTGCGTCGCCATGCCGGGCAGACTGCGGGCCAAGTCCAACAGGCTCACGGTCGAACGGGCGTCCGTATTCACTTCGCTGTGCTCCTCACGGGGTCGTGCTCGCGCCTCCGCCCACCCTTGCCGATCCGACCGGTCTTGTCGAGGAATGGCCAGGGCCGGTGTGGCTGCGGTCGAGATACCCGCTGCGCCGGCTCAGTAACTCGGGCGCAGCGCGTCGAAGGCGGCCTCGAGGTCCGCGGTCACCACCACGCGGTCGATGGCCTCCTGGTTGGCGTACCCGAGATCGCGCAGCCCGTCGATCCATTCGAACAGTCCCGCGTAGTGCCGCTGCGGATCCAGCACCACCACCGGCTTCTCGTGCACGCCGAGGTAGGAACCGGTCCAGGTCTCGAAGAACTCCTCCAGCGTGCCGATGCCGCCGGGCAGCGTCAGGAAGGCGTCGGCGCGATCGTCCATGATCTGTTTGCGCTCGCGCATGGAGTCGGTGACGACGAGTTCGTCGGCGTCGGTGTCGGCGACCTCGCGGTGCACCAGCTTCTTCGGGATCACGCCGACGGTGCGGGCGCCGGCCGCGCGGGCCGCCTGCGCGACCGCGCCCATCATCGAGACATTGCCGCCGCCGGACACCAATTGCCAACCGCGGCGGCCGATCTCGGCGCCGACCCGGGCGGCCAGCTCCAGGGCGCGCGGATCGTCCACGGACGCGGAGCAGTACACGCAGACCGCGTAGGGCTCGTTCACCACTGGTCCTCCACCCCGGCCTGTTCGAGTTCGTGACGGGCCTGCGCGGCCTGCACCACGATGTCGACCACTTCCTCCACGCTGTCGGTGACATGCAGCAGCCCCAGGTCACCGGGCGCGATCTTGGCCGAGCCCAGCAGCGAGTCACGCATCCAATCCATCAGTCCCGCCCAGTATTTGGTGCCGAACAGGATGATCGGGAAGCGAGTGATCTTGTGGGTCTGCACCAGGGTGAGCGCCTCGAAGAGTTCGTCGAGGGTGCCGAATCCGCCCGGCATGCAGACGAACGCCTGGGCGTACTTCACGAACATGGTCTTGCGCGCGAAGAAGTACCGGAAGTTGATGCCGAGATCGACCCACTCGTTGAGATGCTGCTCGAACGGCAACTCGATGCCCAGCCCGATCGAATACCCGCCGGCCTCCGACGCACCCCGGTTGGCCGCCTCCATCGCGCCCGGTCCACCGCCGGTGATGACCGCGAAACCCGCTCGGGCCAAGGCGCTTCCGATGGCCATCCCGGCCTGATACTCCGGCGAGTCGGCCGGCGTGCGCGCCGACCCGAACACCGCCACCGCACGCGGCACCTCCGCCAACGCACCGAAACCCTCGACGAATTCGGCCTGAATGCGCAGCACCCGCCACGGATCGGTGTGCACCCAATCGGCCCCGCCCCGCTCGTCGAGCAGATGCTGATCGGTAGTCCCTATCCCCTTCTTCCGATCCCGCCGCAACATGATCGGCCCACGAAACCGTGGAGTCTTCGGCGAACGCACCTCTTCGTCAGCAGACATGCAGGCAGTATCTAATTCGCCCTCCGCTTCGCTACGGGCGGGGTTCGCGGCGCTGAAAGTCTCGATTCTTCCCTCCCTCCGCTCCTCCGCTTCGCTCCCCCGCTCCAAGGCGGAGGTCTATCCAGCCGCAGTCCAGAATCGAGACGCGCCGCGAACCTTCGGGCACCTCTGCCTGCATGTTTGTCAGCCTTTGGCTCCGGTGAGATAACTGCGCAGCATCGACGTGACCTGGGTGATCTGGTCGACGGGCAGATGCTCGTCGAGTTTGTGCGCGAGGTTCGGGTCGCCGGGGCCGAAATTGACGGCCGGGATGCCGCGGGCGGCGAATCGTGAGACATCGGTCCAGCCGTACTTGGCGCGCACCCCGCCGCTGCCGTGCGCGTGCACGATCTCGATGAGGTCCTTGGCGGCCGGGTTGGACAGGCCCGGCAGTGCGCCGGGTGCGCCGTCGGTGCGCTCGAAATCCAGTTCCAGCCCGGCGAAGACCTCGCGCACGTGCTCGGTGGCCTGGTCCAGGGTGCGGTCGGGGGCGAAGCGGAAGTTCACGTAGACGCTGGCCGCGTCCGGCACCACATTGCCCGCGACGCCGCCCTCGATGCCGACCGCGGACAGGCCCTCGCGGTAGGTGCAGCCGTCGATCTCGACCTCGCGCGCCCGGTAGGCGGCCAGCCGCTCCAGGATGGGGGCCAGCCGGTGAATCGCGTTGTCCCCCAGCCAGGCTCGCGCGGTGTGCGCGCGCACGCCGGTGGTGGTCAGGCGCACGCGCAGGGTGCCCTGGCAGCCGGCCTCGATCCAGCCGCCGGAGGGTTCACCGAGAATGGCGAGATCGCCCTCGAGCCATTCCGGGAGTTCGCGTTCGATGCGGCCGAGACCGTTGAACTCGGCGGCGATCTCCTCGCAGTCATAGAAGATGAGCGTCAGATCGTGCACCGGATCGGCCACGGTGGCGGCCAGATGCAGGAAGACCGCGTCCCCGGATTTCATATCGACGCTGCCGCAACCCCACAGCTGCCGTTCCCCGTCGGCGGTGGTCTCGAAGTGGCTGGGCACATTGTCGGCGATGGGCACGGTGTCCAGGTGACCGGCCAGAATGACCCGGGTGGGCAGGCCACGGTTGGTGCGCGCCAGCACGGTATTGCCGTGCCGCAGGATTTCGAATCCGGAAGTCTGCTCGCGCACCGCCTTTTCCACGATGTCCGCGATGACCTTCTCGTTCTTCGACACGCTGGGAATGTCCACGAGCGCGGCGGTGAGTGAAATGGGGTCGGCACTCAAATCGAGAGGGGTCACTTCATCCACCCTAAAGGAGGAATGGCCTCCGCTCTCCGCACGGTGGCTGCGTTGGCACAAATAGACACCGCATGCGGTACGAATTCACAGCCCGGTAACGTAGGGGGACGTGAGTACTCAGGGAGCTTCAGCAGTCGGCCTCGCCACCATCACCGCGAACGGAACGGTGCTCGACACCTGGTATCCCTACCCCGAACTGGGTGAATTCAGCGATACCGGCAGCAAGCGGCTGGACGCCTCCGACCCCGAGTACGCCAAGTTCGCCGCGTCGGTCGGCCCCGACGAGGCCCGCCGCGTCGAGATCGTCGCGGTGCGCACCACCATCGCCGACCTGTCCGCGGCGCCCGTCGACACCCACGATGTCTGGCTGCGCCTGCACCTGCTCTCGCACCGCCTGGTCCGCCCGCACGGCGTGAGCCTGGACGGCCAGTTCGGTCTGCTCGCCAATGTGGTGTGGACCAACCACGGTCCCTGCTCGACCGAGGAGTTCGAGCTCACCCGCATGAAGCTGCGCGCCCGCGGCCCGGTCACCGTGTACGGTGTGGACAAGTTCCCGCGCATGGTCGACTACGTGCTGCCCTCGGGCGTCCGCATCGCCGACGCCGACCGCGTGCGCCTGGGCGCACACCTGGCCTCGGGCACCACGGTCATGCACGAGGGCTTCGTCAACTTCAATGCCGGCACCCTCGGCACCTCCATGGTGGAGGGCCGCATTTCGGCCGGTGTCGTGGTCGGCGACGGCTCCGATGTCGGCGGCGGCGCGTCCATCATGGGCACCCTGTCCGGCGGCGGCAAGCAGGTCATCTCGCTCGGCGAGCGCTGCCTGCTGGGCGCCAACTCGGGCCTGGGCATCTCGCTGGGCGACGACTGCGTGATCGAAGCCGGCCTCTACGTCACCGCGGGCACCAAGGTGACCCTGCCGGGCGGCGAGGTCGTCAAAGCCGGTGAGCTGTCGGGCAATTCGAACCTGCTGTTCATCCGCAACTCGGTGACCGGCGCGGTCGAGGTGCGCCCGCGCAAGGGCACCGGCGTCGAGCTCAACGCCGCACTGCACGCCAACGACTGATCAACGGTCGACTGATGCTTGAACGACGACACCCCCTGTGGCCTAGGGTCACAGGGGGTTTCGCTCGTTCGGGCGCTCAGTTGTAGAGCACGCACCACGGCGGGGGGAACCCGTCGACGATCGGGAACGACGGCTTGGTGCAGCTGCCCGAGCCGGTCTGCAGCGACTTGATCACGTTCGATGATCCGGTCGGCGACGGATCGAAGGATCCGGTGCCGGTGGGACCGGTGTTCACCGATCCGGTGCCGGAGGATCCTGAGGCGACCGGCTCGGCCGACTGGGCCATCGGAGTGAGGGGCAGCGTGTCGGCGGTCGCCGCGGCGACGGGTGCC
This sequence is a window from Nocardia yunnanensis. Protein-coding genes within it:
- a CDS encoding glucosyl-3-phosphoglycerate synthase — encoded protein: MKTDWVNTNTFDQPEWTIEELIAAKGDRTVSVVLPALNEEATVAAVVASIRPLVGSLVDELVVLDSGSTDATAARARAAGADVVTREQAVPELDPVPGKGECLWRSLAVTSGDLIAFVDSDLIDPDPNFVPKLLGPLLTVDGMHLVKAYYRRPLRTGEAIDHHGGGRVTELVARPLLAALRPELSNVLQPLGGEYAGTRELLTSVPFAPGYGVEIGLLLDTYDLLGLPAIGQVNLGVRQHRNRPLADLGVMSRQILGTVLGRSGIQDSGAALTQFPMVAGEFIAHATEVSLADRPPMNTLRPEEAAA
- a CDS encoding TIGR00730 family Rossman fold protein, with the translated sequence MVNEPYAVCVYCSASVDDPRALELAARVGAEIGRRGWQLVSGGGNVSMMGAVAQAARAAGARTVGVIPKKLVHREVADTDADELVVTDSMRERKQIMDDRADAFLTLPGGIGTLEEFFETWTGSYLGVHEKPVVVLDPQRHYAGLFEWIDGLRDLGYANQEAIDRVVVTADLEAAFDALRPSY
- the dapD gene encoding 2,3,4,5-tetrahydropyridine-2,6-dicarboxylate N-succinyltransferase; the encoded protein is MSTQGASAVGLATITANGTVLDTWYPYPELGEFSDTGSKRLDASDPEYAKFAASVGPDEARRVEIVAVRTTIADLSAAPVDTHDVWLRLHLLSHRLVRPHGVSLDGQFGLLANVVWTNHGPCSTEEFELTRMKLRARGPVTVYGVDKFPRMVDYVLPSGVRIADADRVRLGAHLASGTTVMHEGFVNFNAGTLGTSMVEGRISAGVVVGDGSDVGGGASIMGTLSGGGKQVISLGERCLLGANSGLGISLGDDCVIEAGLYVTAGTKVTLPGGEVVKAGELSGNSNLLFIRNSVTGAVEVRPRKGTGVELNAALHAND
- a CDS encoding long-chain-acyl-CoA synthetase, with protein sequence MNTDARSTVSLLDLARSLPGMATQAPGMIRNALRLLVKSGDKASIGLFFQRAAAKHPDRVFLRFEGREYTWGEANAEVNRYANVLVAHGVRRGDVVGILMANRPEALFTVLATVKLGATAGLLNHNQRDEVLQHSFGLLNSVLDVIGEECADALDTLTEARPAPLWSELLATEARAADAANPAVTEEITAKERAYLIFTSGTTGMPKASVMTHMRWTKSMAGIGGLGVRLDGRDTLYCCLPLYHNNALTVALSSVIAGGATFALGRKFSASRFWEEAIANRATAFVYIGELCRYLLNQPARRTDRAHTVRLCVGNGLRPEIWDEFQQRFGLERIVEFYGASEGNVAFINAFSIDKTAGFTPLPFAIVEYDEATGQALRHDDGKLRRVRPGGVGLLLAKVTTSSPFDGYTDADATESKLVRDGFRAGDCWFDTGDLVRDQRYGHIAFVDRLGDTFRWKGENVATTEVEGAFGGIDFLTQAVVFGVDVPGTDGKAGMAAVTLREGADFDGKLAAKTLYDRLPGYAVPLFIRVVPELEQTSTFKSRKVEVRKQGYEPDDKSTLYVLAGRTDGYVPAYPDYPADVAAGKAPAN
- the folP gene encoding dihydropteroate synthase translates to MCAPLPTLCGKPVATDRALVMAIVNRTPDSFYDKGATFTDDAAMNAVDRAVAEGADLVDIGGVKAGPGVEVDAVEETRRVVPFVAAIRARYPELLISVDTWRSGVARAAVAEGADLINDTWAGADPELVHVAAELGTGIVCSHTGGAVPRTRPHRVRYADVVTQVTETVVAAAENAAAAGVAKDSILIDPTHDFGKNTYHGLELLRAIDVLVKTGWPVLMALSNKDFIGETLGVELSERLEGTLAATAWSAAAGARVFRVHEVAHTRRVVDMIAAIQGHRPPARTLRGLA
- the dapE gene encoding succinyl-diaminopimelate desuccinylase, with translation MTPLDLSADPISLTAALVDIPSVSKNEKVIADIVEKAVREQTSGFEILRHGNTVLARTNRGLPTRVILAGHLDTVPIADNVPSHFETTADGERQLWGCGSVDMKSGDAVFLHLAATVADPVHDLTLIFYDCEEIAAEFNGLGRIERELPEWLEGDLAILGEPSGGWIEAGCQGTLRVRLTTTGVRAHTARAWLGDNAIHRLAPILERLAAYRAREVEIDGCTYREGLSAVGIEGGVAGNVVPDAASVYVNFRFAPDRTLDQATEHVREVFAGLELDFERTDGAPGALPGLSNPAAKDLIEIVHAHGSGGVRAKYGWTDVSRFAARGIPAVNFGPGDPNLAHKLDEHLPVDQITQVTSMLRSYLTGAKG
- a CDS encoding TIGR00730 family Rossman fold protein produces the protein MSADEEVRSPKTPRFRGPIMLRRDRKKGIGTTDQHLLDERGGADWVHTDPWRVLRIQAEFVEGFGALAEVPRAVAVFGSARTPADSPEYQAGMAIGSALARAGFAVITGGGPGAMEAANRGASEAGGYSIGLGIELPFEQHLNEWVDLGINFRYFFARKTMFVKYAQAFVCMPGGFGTLDELFEALTLVQTHKITRFPIILFGTKYWAGLMDWMRDSLLGSAKIAPGDLGLLHVTDSVEEVVDIVVQAAQARHELEQAGVEDQW